AATTACGGTGCCCAACATTGTCGAAGCCGCAGTAAAAGGCGAAAGCGACCCGCTGGCAGGCGTAACCGAGAACGTAATCGTTGGACAATCAATCCCCATCGGCACAGGCTTAGTTGAGCTTTACATGTCAACGTTAGAAAAGCAAGATAAATCAGGAGGAGAAACTGAAACATGATAGATATAGACAAAGCAATTGCATCTGCTGTGAAAACTGGCAAAGTTTCTTTTGGCGCCAACACAGCTCTGATGAATGCTAAAACCGGCAAGGCTAAAATGATAGTTTTGGCCTCCAACTGCCCAAAAAACCTAAAAGACGAAATCGAATACTACGCTAAACTCTCAAAAGTCCCAGTTCTAAACTACAAGGGCATCGCAATGGACCTATCCAACGTCTGCGAGAAACTGTTCATCATCTCGGCGATGAGCATACGCGAACCTGGCGACTCAGAGATTTTACGCACTGTAGAAATGCAGTATTACGAGAACGATGTTACAATTGGAGGAACTGAGTAACGAGCGGTATTAAAATCACATGCGACGAAATGCGTTATATCGCTTTGTTTGAAAGCATCAGCGGCGCAAGCGTCAAAGACTGCATCATAGACGAAGAACAAGAACGCGCAATCTTCATCGTTAACCCCGGACAAGTGGGCGTTGCCATCGGAAAAGGCGGCAGAAACATCCACACTCTAGAGCGCATGACCGGCAAGAAACATGAGATTATCGAGTATAGCGAAGACCCCGTGCAGTTCATCAAAAACGCCCTCAAACCCGCAGCGGTCAGGGAAGTGCGCATCACCGAAAAAACCGACGGCAAAAAAATGGCAGTTGTAACCATCAACCCCAAAGACAAGGGTGTCGCCATCGGCAAAAACGGCAAGAACGCTGAACGCCTACGCTTTTTAGCAAAAAGGTATTTCGACATTCAAAACGTCAGCATAACTTAGTCCCCCTTAACTGGGGTGCCTAAGCGGCTGGTTGAGTGGTAACGAGTTCAGCTTAACCCTGATTATGCCAATGCTCTTGATGCGCCGCTTGCCTTGATGACTTCACAGTTTTGAGCTGATTAAACCTCAAACGTCATTTTCTCTTCCTGAGCTTCGTAAACATGCTGCTTTAGGTAAACCCCTTGTGTTCATGGCAGTAACTTGTAGCCCCACCTATTCGCGTTAAAATGCCCTAAATAGAACCTGCCGCTGAGTCTTCTAATTTTTTGTTTCTTGTTTTCTTCAAAACTGTCCGCACTAACTCTGCTCTATATGCGGGTATGCTGCTGTTGTGTCAAGCTTGTTTTTGTTCTAAAACGTTTTTGGTGTTGCCTTTGTTTTGTTTGAATAAAAAGTAGGGGGAGGGATGGTTTTCCCTTTTTTGCTATTTTTTCCTGCGTGCTACAACGATTACTGCTGCTAACGCGGCTACTATCAAGACTGCAACTGCAATTAGAACCTCCATGGGCAGAACTGCTGCATCTGGAGACCCTGAGGGTTCGTTTGATGCTGAGCCAACGCCTACAACTGTTTGACCGCTTGAAGCATAGTATGAGTTGGTGCCTTCAAAGGTTGCAACGATTGTGTATGCGCCTTCGTTTTGTGGTGTCCACATGGTCTTGAATATGCCGCTCATATCGCTTGTTACGGTGCCTATGGTTTGGGTGTTGCCTGCTTCGTCAATGGCTGTTAGTTTCACTGGAACGCCCTGTGCGTTATCTGGCATTGCTTGTTGTTCGTGGAGGTACTCCATCCATTTTTGCATGAATTGGTCTGCAATTGCTGGTGTATTGGGTGCGCCTGGGGATTGGTCGGTTATTGTGCCTTTGATGAGTACTGCTGTGTTCTTTGCTACGGTTATGTCGGGTGCTGAGACAGTTACTGCTGTTTGTCCTTTGCCAAAGCATTGTATGTTGTTGTTGTAGTGGTTCGCACATACGAGGTAGCCGTCTGCTACTGCAATTCCATCAGCCCACGTTTCTATCTTCCAGGCTTCATTGCCGCTGTATGCATCAACGCATCGCAAGTATGATCCGCGCCATAGAGGCTTTGTCGGTGAATGCTCTGTTGAGTACAAATAGACTTTGCCGTCAGCGATTGTGCCTATGCTAAGTGGGTAATTGCCGTAGGGGCTTTCATGTCCAACGCTGGGGGCTTCGTAATCCCATTTTAGATTTCCGTCAGCTATGTTGTAGCAGTAGAGAACACCGCCGTATCCGCATGAATACATGTTACCGTATGCGATGGTGCCCCCCATGCCATACATGTCCCATGCACCTTGTGGGTCAGTGGGTCCCCAAAGCATCTCGCCAGTTGTTAAACTGTAGCCAAACCATTGCATTGTTTCTTTGGAGTAAATTGTCCAGACGTTATCTTCATAGCTAACTGGTCCGTAAATCCACGTTAGGTTTCCTGCAAGTGGGCCTTGGTATTCTTTGTTCCAAAGCAATGTTGCTCCGTATCCAAGGTTAGAGTTGTTTTGTGGACCGCCATTGTAGGTTGTTACGCCGTAGTCTATGTTTGCTGCCCATGCACGGAATGTTCCTGCGCCTCCTGTTACGTCACCTTGTGCGGTGGGGTTGTTCCATGAGAATATCATACGTGGTACGCGTTGTGCGTCTTGGAGTACTTTGGTGGTTCCAAAGTTCATGGAGTATGATGCAGCGTTGCGCCATACTAGTCCTGGCTCTATTGTTACATTCATTGAGTATCCTGTGTGTAGGGTGTCTTGGTATGTCCATGCGCCGTTTGTTCCGTCACCTGGCAGCGGGTATGTCATCCATGTGGTATCATTAACTGCGTCAACTACTGCTCCGACGCGGGGTCGCCATTGGTTAGCGCTGGTGCCTGTTCCTGGGGCGCCAAAGGGCAGTGCTTGAGATGAGTTCCAAGCCAATATGTTGCCCGTTGAAGGGTTGTAGCTGTAGCGCAGTATGTTTCCGTCTTGGTCAGTTATGCCTATGCCGCCAGGTACGTTCTTTAGGGTCATTATTAGGTTGCCGTTGTCGGGGTTAAGCATGTACCAAGTATTTCCTTGGGTCATCCACAGGTATGCAATCATTCCTTCACCGTTAAGTGAATAGTAATGCTGTATTTGACCAAACGAAAGACTTGGGTAGCTAGTGCCAAGTGCTGGTCCCTCGCCAAAACTGGGGTTACTGGTTACTGGATTGTTGAAGGTGCCGTTGTTGTACCACAATTGTTCGCCTGTCCTCAAATCCATTGCATAGTACCCGTATCTTGCAGTCATTGCGTCTGCGGGGGTGTTGTAGTAGATGATGCCGTTCATGATTATTGGGCTTGTCCATGGTCTTTGATAGTCGTCAGTGTTGTATGGTATGCCTGTCCACTGTGCATCAGCTAAGCCTCCTGGGTGACCTGCTGCAACACCTGGTTGTTCTGCTATGGGTTGAGTCCATACAATGTGGGCGCTGTTGGGTGCTTGACCTGCAGTTTGGACGTTGCTAACTAGCCAGCTTCCGCCCAACCAGTTACTTGCCAGCTGGGTCCAGCCTCTGTTTTGTGCATTTAATGGTCTAGTCCAGTATCCCGTTGTGGGCTCTGGTTCTTGCCATTCAGCTACGGGTTCTTGCGTGACAGTGAGAATCATTGGGGCGCTGGTTGCGGGTTCAAAGAAGTCGCCTACGTAAGACATGCCCATTGGGTTAGAGCCAGCTGGGGCTCCTAGGGTTTGTCCTGGCCAGTGGAATACGAGTGTGTATTCGCCAACTTGGGTCGGAGTGAAGGTGGTGTATGTGGTGCCTACTGAGCCGCTTTCAAATGGGCCTAACTGGCTTTGGGTTCCGTCTGGTGCGGTTACATCAATCATGAATCCGCGCCATCGGTCGCCTCCGCTACCTCCTGCTGTTGGAGGAATGCAGTTTAGCCACATGACAAGCAAAGTGTATTCGTTAACTGCTACTGTATTTGGTGATGCGACGATGTATGCGTATGTTGGTATGCTCCATGGGGGGTCATGTGCATTAGTTGTTGGTATTGCTATTGCAATCGCGGAAAGTGACAACAGTAAAACTAGTGCAACACTAAATAGTGTTTTATTTTTTTCTTTTGAAATTTTGTTTTCTCTCCTATTGGTATTTTAAGAAAACACTTTGACGGTATGAATGCAATGCCTATATAAGATTTTAGTCAAAAAATCCGATTTGAATTGAAAACTCAAAAATTTGGGCTTATTTCGGGCATAATTTGCGTAATTAACGGTTTTTTACTTTGCCAAGTCGGCTTCATGCCAAATCACCCCTGACATGCTGGGCATGCTTATTTTGTTATGCACTCGAAAAAGGTGGCTTTTGCAGGAACAGTCCGAACAGCCAAACCCCAAAACAGACTCATTTGCCTGTGCAATTTGCTTTGCCACTTGGCATTCTTGCGCTTTATCACCCCGCATATAAAACACCTTAACCACCTCTACACACTCATCATTTAGCAGATAATCAATATGCCAAAACAGCCGCTTCTCTTTGCGCAAATGCCTCTCTACCCGCTGCCTCAAATTCCTCTGCGCCGAACCAACATAGACATACAATCCCTCAACAAACGTCTTCTCACCTAATGCTCCTATCTTCAATGTAACGTCCCTGCCGACTTGGATTAAAAGTGTATAGATGCCTTCCAATTTGATGCCCTGCCTGTTTGGGTTTGGATGTGCTGGATGTGGGTGGTTAGGTTTTTTGCATGTACTGTTTTAGGGTGGGTTTTAGTTCGTTGAAGCTTTTTATGACTTTGTCGGCGTGCACTACAACCCATGGGCTAAGGCATTGCATGTCTGAAACTACGATGATTGTTTTGCCTTTTCGTTTGGCGTAGAACAGTTCCATGCACGCACCCGCAGAGAGCTTAGGCAAGTAGACCACCATGACGTCGCATCGGTCAGCATCATCCAAATCGCGCTGAACAAAACCCGAAGCAGGAACCTTATCCCACCAGCAGGGCTCCTCCTTGTTATACAGAACTTTCTCGCGCAGCCACGGATCAATAACTTCGCAGCCCAGTTCCCTGCAAATCTTGGTTACGGTTTCGCGGTATTCCTGATTGTTCTCCATGCCCTGTATTGGTCCTGATATGAAAACTTTCATGGCGCTCACGGTTTTCTAGGGTTGCTGGCGATTTAACATTTTCCCATTGGCTATTCAAGCAGCTTTAGCATTTGCTGGGGGCTGTTAGTGGGCGGCAGGCAGCTTTGACCGCGGCAAACATACGCTGTAGCTTTTCCCTCCAACTGCTTGTACTCGTCTGTTTCCTCTGGCTGTTTTTGGGAAACCGTCAAATTCGGCAAATACACGCTCTGCAACGCTTTACGCATCTGCTCCATGCCCTCATCGTCTTTGGCTCCAACCAAAACCACGTTACCCGCGTTTCCCACGGCAAAGTCCACGCCTGATAGTATGTACGTGTACGCGGCGGGTGCGCCTTGTACTTCTTGGGCAAAAGTTCTAATGAGCTTGCTTGCCATGTCCTCGTAGGCGGGTTCATCAAGCAGCCTTGAGAGTTTTTGCAGGTTCAAAAGCGCCACCGAGTTGCCCGATGGGAACGCGCCGTCGTATACCTGCTTTATTCGGGGCATAGCACTTGGTTTTTGCTGCTCTGTCAAGTAGAATCCCCCATCTGCTTCGTCCCAAAACTTCTGGGTCATGATTTTGGTTAGCTGTGAAGCCGCTTGCAGGTACTTTTCTTCAAACGAAGCCTCATAAACCTCTATGAGCCCAAATACGACAAACGCGTAATCATCCAAGAAGCCCTCGATTGCTCTTTCACCTTCCATGTAGCGATGATACAAAACGCCTTCACTGCTGCGCATGTCCTTTAAGATAAAATCTGCAGCTTTTATGGCGGCTTGCAAATACTGTTTCTCCCCAAAAACTTTGCTTGCCTTAGCCAAAGCGGCAATCATCAAGCCGTTCCAATCCGTCAAAACCTTCTCGTCCTTCGTTGGATGCACACGGTTCTTTCTCACCTGATACAGCGTTTGCTGGATTTTGTCTAACTTGCCGATAAGCTCATCAACCGATAAACCTGTGCTGGCGGCTATGTCTTGGATGGGCTTTGGGAGATGCAGTATGTTCTTGCCTGTTCTTGTACGTGTGGCCGCTTCCACGTAGTTGCCTTCCAAAGACAAGCCAAAAAGAGAAACCGCCAACTTTGCATCCTCAACGGATACTGCCTCCTTTACCTCTGGAAGCGTCCACAAATAAAACCTGCCCTCTTCGCCTTCGCTGTCAGCGTCCTCTGCCGAATAAAACACGCCTTCTTTTGCGGTTAGGTCTCTAAGGACGTATTCTATGGTTTCTTTGGCTGTTATTTTGTATTTGCCTGCTTTTGTGGCTTGGTACGCTTCGGTGTAGGCTAGGGTTAGCCATGCTTGGTCGTAGAGCATCTTTTCAAAATGTGGAACTAGCCAATTCGCGTCGGTGCTGTAGCGGTGGAACCCAAACCCGACTTGGTCAAAAATGCCTCCTCGCCGCATCTGCCCCAATGACTTCTCCACCATCTCTAACGCTTCCTTGTTGCCTGTTCTCTTGTAGTACCTGAGCAGAAACATTAGCGTGTGTGCTCGGGGGAACTTGGGGGCACTGCCAAACCCGCCTCTCTCAGCGTCAAAATCGTACCTGAGCTGCTCAAAAGCCTCATCCAACTCCGCCACGCCAAGCTCAGACACGGGGCTTCTTCTCTGCAACGCTTCTATCTTACTCTTAACATCCGCGCCAACAATATCCAAATGCCTCTGCTGCATACCCCAAACCTGCTGTATCTGTGGAATCAACTGCATAAGCCCTTTCATGCCGTACCTGCCCTCTTTAGGGATGTAGCTGGCGGCAAAAAACGGGTTCAAATTTGGCGTCATTATAACGTGCAGGGGCCATCCGCAGCTTTGCCCGATTTCTTGGCAGACCGCCATGTACGCTGCGTCGATGTCGGGTCTTTCTTCGCGGTCAACTTTTATGCAGACAAATGTTTTGTTGAGGAGCTGGGCAACTTCTGAGTCTTGGAAGCATTCTTTTTCCATGACGTGGCACCAGTGACAGGCAGAGTAGCCTATGCTCAAAAAGATGGGTTTGTTTTCCTTTTTGGCTTTGTCTAAGGCTTCTTGGCTCCATGGGTACCAGTCTACGGGGTTGTAGGCGTGCTGGAGCAAATACGGGCTTTTTTCGTGTATGAGTTTGTTGGGTTTTCTTTCTGGGTTGGGGTTTGCTTGCATTTTTTCTTTCTTCCTTTTGGTGAGTTTGATAAATAGTAGAATGTGGTGTCTGCTGTTGGGTGGGTTGTTTGTGTTATTTAAGGGTCACGGGTTAGTATTTGACGCTTAAGTACAGCAGCACCGAGAGCGCTATAAGCTCAAACGTGTCAGGCAAGAACGCAAACGGTCCCAACCCGAACATGCCAAACCCAAACGCGCCAATCACAAATGGGCTCCACATTACATCTTTAATTAGGAAGAACACTGAGAAAAGCAGTAGCCCAATGGTGAAGTCTGAACGGGTTTTCAGGTATATGCTCGCATAGTTGATGACCAGCACCATCAGAAGGGTTATGTTAATTATAGAGAATACGGTTCGTGCGACGTAGTACAGTTCTATATCTGCAGGGTTAACAAACTGGATAGTCGTGCGCCTGAACGGGAATCCCTCATACGAGTTTGACTGGCTTATCGTGTAAGCTGTCATTGCAACGGCTAACGCAGCCATCGCTAACAAAATCGAAAGAGCAATCAGTATCTTCAGGCTTCGGTTCATATACTTCCCCTTTTGTTGTGCTTCCTTTTCTATTTTTTCCAGATTCTCTTCAGAATCTCCTCAAACACGCCATAGTTCTCCTCCATCGCTTGCGTCAAAAAGTATGTTGCTCCATACTTATCCCCCACCGACGTAACTATCCTGTTCTTCTCCAAAACTTCGAGGTGATACCGCACCGTTTTGTAATCCACTTTAAGCGCCGTAGCCAGCTGATTCGCGTTCTGGGGGGTCTCACGTACTGTCATGATAATTTTTGCTCGTGTAACGCCGCCTCGTGTACCTGCGATTAACCAACCCAGCAAGTATTTAAACGGGCGTACATTACTTGGCATGTTGAGGGCTCCAGAGGTTCTCCCTCACACCTATTCGTCTCTCGTAATAAATTTGTTCCCAAATCTTTAAAGCA
This DNA window, taken from Candidatus Bathyarchaeota archaeon, encodes the following:
- a CDS encoding 50S ribosomal protein L30e is translated as MIDIDKAIASAVKTGKVSFGANTALMNAKTGKAKMIVLASNCPKNLKDEIEYYAKLSKVPVLNYKGIAMDLSNVCEKLFIISAMSIREPGDSEILRTVEMQYYENDVTIGGTE
- a CDS encoding NusA-like transcription termination signal-binding factor, which translates into the protein MTCDEMRYIALFESISGASVKDCIIDEEQERAIFIVNPGQVGVAIGKGGRNIHTLERMTGKKHEIIEYSEDPVQFIKNALKPAAVREVRITEKTDGKKMAVVTINPKDKGVAIGKNGKNAERLRFLAKRYFDIQNVSIT
- a CDS encoding GIY-YIG nuclease family protein encodes the protein MEGIYTLLIQVGRDVTLKIGALGEKTFVEGLYVYVGSAQRNLRQRVERHLRKEKRLFWHIDYLLNDECVEVVKVFYMRGDKAQECQVAKQIAQANESVLGFGCSDCSCKSHLFRVHNKISMPSMSGVIWHEADLAK
- a CDS encoding nucleoside 2-deoxyribosyltransferase, encoding MKVFISGPIQGMENNQEYRETVTKICRELGCEVIDPWLREKVLYNKEEPCWWDKVPASGFVQRDLDDADRCDVMVVYLPKLSAGACMELFYAKRKGKTIIVVSDMQCLSPWVVVHADKVIKSFNELKPTLKQYMQKT
- a CDS encoding thioredoxin domain-containing protein, whose product is MQANPNPERKPNKLIHEKSPYLLQHAYNPVDWYPWSQEALDKAKKENKPIFLSIGYSACHWCHVMEKECFQDSEVAQLLNKTFVCIKVDREERPDIDAAYMAVCQEIGQSCGWPLHVIMTPNLNPFFAASYIPKEGRYGMKGLMQLIPQIQQVWGMQQRHLDIVGADVKSKIEALQRRSPVSELGVAELDEAFEQLRYDFDAERGGFGSAPKFPRAHTLMFLLRYYKRTGNKEALEMVEKSLGQMRRGGIFDQVGFGFHRYSTDANWLVPHFEKMLYDQAWLTLAYTEAYQATKAGKYKITAKETIEYVLRDLTAKEGVFYSAEDADSEGEEGRFYLWTLPEVKEAVSVEDAKLAVSLFGLSLEGNYVEAATRTRTGKNILHLPKPIQDIAASTGLSVDELIGKLDKIQQTLYQVRKNRVHPTKDEKVLTDWNGLMIAALAKASKVFGEKQYLQAAIKAADFILKDMRSSEGVLYHRYMEGERAIEGFLDDYAFVVFGLIEVYEASFEEKYLQAASQLTKIMTQKFWDEADGGFYLTEQQKPSAMPRIKQVYDGAFPSGNSVALLNLQKLSRLLDEPAYEDMASKLIRTFAQEVQGAPAAYTYILSGVDFAVGNAGNVVLVGAKDDEGMEQMRKALQSVYLPNLTVSQKQPEETDEYKQLEGKATAYVCRGQSCLPPTNSPQQMLKLLE
- a CDS encoding winged helix-turn-helix domain-containing protein, encoding MPSNVRPFKYLLGWLIAGTRGGVTRAKIIMTVRETPQNANQLATALKVDYKTVRYHLEVLEKNRIVTSVGDKYGATYFLTQAMEENYGVFEEILKRIWKK